The following are encoded together in the Fusarium keratoplasticum isolate Fu6.1 chromosome 1, whole genome shotgun sequence genome:
- a CDS encoding Carboxylic ester hydrolase, protein MANHPSTKDHVDSQTSNPVVKTHSGYIQGKTTNGIHIFKGVPFAAPPFASNHLRPPQPPQPWQGVRDALAFGPKSPQTAYPPGIAEALAELVDSGEDCLTLNVWTPNLEAARLPVMVWIPGGMFEFHATGGAAPYDGSRFARDGVVCVTISYRVGVEGFLYLPSDGVSNLGLLDQIAALDWVQKNIASFGGDPDKVTIFGQSAGGMSVATLLAVPRAKGLFRRAIIQSGNSPKVNSAAVAERIGRRFAEILGIEATGEAVAATPSDNILEAQANLREELQSQPNPAFWGEVALSYLPWAPVVDGDILPKHPLDAVTAGDAAGVDLMVGSNTDETRIFFVSDGSIDRITEEVLPMMTGVYGVSPEGLNTYRSWYPGASAGELFSAVQTDWYWRIPAVRFADAHSKVSRASTYMYEFAWPSPQMEGRLGAAHAVEMAFVFDTLGLGTEALLGPSPPQALANEMHRAWVAFASTGDPNWPKYDASRRTTMHFDSESRVIGDPLKRELELWEGVI, encoded by the coding sequence atggccaatCACCCTTCCACCAAAGATCATGTCGATAGCCAGACGTCTAACCCAGTTGTCAAAACACATTCAGGCTACATCCAGGGTAAGACTACCAACGGCATCCACATCTTCAAAGGCGTGCCATTCGCAGCACCGCCTTTTGCGTCTAATCACCTTCGTCCTCCGCAGCCACCACAGCCATGGCAAGGCGTACGTGATGCGCTAGCCTTCGGGCCAAAATCACCTCAGACTGCCTATCCTCCCGGTATCGCTGAAGCTCTAGCAGAGTTGGTCGATTCAGGCGAGGACTGTCTGACGCTCAACGTCTGGACGCCTAATCTGGAGGCGGCTAGGCTACCAGTCATGGTTTGGATCCCAGGTGGCATGTTCGAGTTCCATGCCACAGGCGGTGCAGCGCCTTATGATGGTAGTAGGTTCGCTCGAGACGGTGTTGTGTGCGTCACTATCAGTTACCGAGTTGGTGTCGAAGGTTTCCTCTACCTGCCTAGCGATGGGGTCTCCAACCTCGGTCTGCTCGACCAGATTGCCGCTCTCGACTGGGTACAGAAGAACATAGCCAGTTTTGGCGGCGACCCAGACAAAGTCACCATCTTTGGGCAGTCAGCAGGCGGGATGAGCGTCGCTACTCTGTTGGCAGTCCCGCGGGCAAAAGGCCTTTTCCGCCGTGCCATAATCCAAAGCGGGAACAGTCCAAAGGTCAACTCAGCCGCCGTAGCAGAGCGCATCGGGCGTCGATTTGCGGAGATCCTGGGAATCGAGGCCACAGGGGAGGCTGTCGCTGCAACACCGTCTGATAATATTCTGGAGGCGCAGGCGAACCTGCGAGAGGAACTTCAGTCACAGCCCAATCCTGCCTTTTGGGGCGAGGTTGCCCTCAGCTATCTTCCGTGGGCGCCTGTGGTGGATGGGGATATTCTTCCGAAGCACCCGCTAGATGCTGTGACTGCGGGAGATGCGGCTGGCGTTGATCTTATGGTTGGGTCTAATACCGATGAGACTCGGATTTTCTTTGTGTCTGACGGTTCTATCGACCGCATCACTGAAGAAGTATTGCCGATGATGACTGGCGTGTATGGTGTGTCACCTGAAGGTCTCAACACATATCGTTCATGGTATCCAGGAGCCAGTGCTGGCGAGTTGTTTTCAGCGGTCCAGACAGACTGGTACTGGAGGATTCCAGCCGTTCGTTTCGCTGATGCTCATTCAAAAGTCTCCCGGGCCTCTACTTACATGTACGAGTTCGCATGGCCCTCACCACAGATGGAAGGTCGGCTCGGCGCTGCGCATGCTGTTGAGATGGCTTTTGTCTTCGACACGCTCGGGCTGGGAACCGAGGCTCTTCTTGGACCGAGTCCGCCTCAAGCACTCGCCAATGAGATGCATAGAGCTTGGGTAGCGTTTGCGTCGACGGGAGACCCCAACTGGCCAAAATATGACGCTTCGCGGAGGACCACGATGCATTTCGACTCCGAGTCGCGAGTGATTGGTGACCCTCTCAAGAGGGAACTTGAGCTTTGGGAGGGTGTGATTTAG